tcaaggcagtgactcgatcaaaagtagggtcattctcagtccaagactgagaaaggaactcactcggtccgtctcgaggaatatcgaaccaagtggagaggtcggcggtagaaaaagaaatgaaccgaccctgaacaatggtaacaacacgagtgtcatcaccaccaagaactagggaaaagttcgcatagaactgatgtatgagagaggggtagatgagatcgggtacggaaggtagaaagaagtttccccaacgttgagactcaataagagtaatcaacgtaaaggaATTTACACGGAGGTattcggtgtgaagggtacgaccaggcagaatgttacgggtttcgaattcaggtggggtaggacgaggattgggtggttgggtaagatcatgatgaaaggcaccgtgacgagggcgaacatttcggccagctgcgttacggcgcggaggcatagtgagtagtgagtgttttgtgtggggaaagaaagagGGGAGTGAATGAGCAAGtaaatcagaggatccgaacgcctatttataggccatgttcggacggtccgaacatgagttcggaaggtccggaatttgaacggaacggttatctggcagtcagttcggacgatccgattcgtaatcggacaatccgatcatagaacggaggctacgaagcgtaaacggagggtccgaagtctgacaatcaggcatgggaaggcgcgaacattaaatgacatcggaagaaggttcggacgatccgatgtgtgttcggatggtccgaagagggaataggaggttctggaacctatggtcaggttcggacgatccgaacacgttcggtggatccgaggtgaaacggagcatccgaataggagcggtgattccgaagtagccaagatgaggaacacctaaaatttaaaatatttagcacataaatgaatgttgagccataattatggataaatacaattaatttgtattatccgacattataatgctcacattaataatactccccctcaatttaacaaatatgtacgagagtattcgactagtgtttacaactcaatcatgccaagttcaccacgcaaacgagtaaaagtagattcatctagtggttttgtaaaaatatcagcaatttgattcttggtgtcaacatagtgaagttcaacatcattttgctcaatgtgatcacgaatgaaatgatgtcgaatgtcaatatgtttagtacgagaatgttgaactggattctttgttagacatatggtgcttgtattatcacaaaagattggaatttttgaaaaagtaacaccatagtcgagtaattgatacttcatccaaagaatttgtgcacaacaactaccggcagccatatactcggcctcggtcgttgaaagtgcaacacagttttgctttttagaaaaccatgacaccaagcaatttcccaaaaagaaacaagttccactagtgctctttctatccaccttatatcctccaaagtcggcatcacagtaagcttttaaatcgaaaaatgagttcttagaataccataatcagagatttggagtatttgaaagatatttgaaaatgcgttttaaggcgaataagtgtgattcctttggacatgattgaaatcgtgcacacaagcaaacactaaacataatgtcaggtctactagcagtcgcatagagtagggagccaatcatgctacgaaataacttttggtcaacaggtttacctccctcatctttgtcgagtctgactgtcgtgctcataggtgtggatgaggctttggaagactccatcccaaacttttttagcatatccttgatgtacttcccttggttgacaaagaaaccatccttgcattgcttgatttggagaccaaggaagtagttgagttcgcccatcatgctcatctcaaagtgatcctgcataagctattgagccgatgccttctatgatccctttgctgttgtctccgaaggtcaccgatcccttttcttttggtcgaatggattgtagcagcttcttttctcccgtcatgtgtcgagagcatccactgtcaagataccaagtgctcgatgacttgtctcccctttgtccctacaaggttgagatacagtttgatagttggtacccgtttctttgggtcctttggggttagtagtagttggggatttggggatccatttccaataactattcttgttgtgttggtgtctaagtttcttgcatttaggtcttatgtggcctatcttacaacagtaagtgcatgttggtggtgttcttggttttgcctttgcgataagactagcgaagttgactgatttcttttcatatcctagacctcctttgtcgaagttacacctttgcatgctcaagaggttttctagtttaccgctactcacattgaacttgttgaaggctttctctaagtctcttaggtttgtcttgagcttagtgttgtcatgcatcctagcttctagttcagttttaagttgcttattctcatttctaagtgacttagccttattgtacatactagtgtaagcggagagtaattcatcgtaagagggtacctcgtcgtcatccgagtcggtcagatgatcttccttcgccatgaagcatagggtagactcctcttcgttgtcgctgtcgctccacgtggctagaagggcctttttctttctttgccggccttcttcttggagggacactcgtttgcatagtgacccttttgttgacagttgtagcaggtcacttccttctcaaactttttgtctttcttgttgaagttggaactccgcatgaatcttttgaactttctagtgaggagtgccatttcttcatcgtcgctatcttcaagttgactggtcaaggcgatccctttcgcctttactttgtcgtcatctttctttgtctccttccgggtagatacttcaagttcatgggtctttagggtcccatgaagttgatcaaggtcgtaggatgccgcatctcccttgttggattcaatgatagccgtgcgctttgcatcccattccgccggtaatgctcgaagggctctcctccacacttgtttagttgggtagttctcaccaagttgggcaagctcattgatgatttgggtgagccgccggaacatggtgtcgatatcctccttgggttccatctcaaaggtctcgtacttgagttggagaaggtctatcttcgtttctttgacttgattcgttccctcgtggcaaatctccaatttgtcccaaatctctttggcggaggtacaagccgagattcggttgtattcattcatatctagagaacaatgaagaatattcatagctttagcattttgagagataagtttcatatcgtccttggtgaagtcatccattcccttaggaatttccttattatccaccgttttcatggggatatagggacctttcaccgttattttccaaaggtcataatcgacggattggatgtatagagatattctatttttccaatatccgtaattagtaccattgaaaagagggggacgatttgtggattgtccttgggcatactcgcttgctagattggccatttaaaagattttgaaaaaccttgctctgataccacttgaagaacctaaaaggggggtgaataggttcttttaggccctttagcgtttttaaaacgagtttgcaaaaattgcaagcgaaagacttgagggacaatcacaaataaaatgaatgcgtaaagtaagtgcgtaaaataaatgcgtagtaaagtaaatgcgtaaagtaaagagggatagagatgtttatggaagttcgacgaagaatcgtctacgtctccccttctcgatgaggatcgaggtatcactatatcgacttggctttaggagctccaagctagcttttacaaccacgcctcgatgcgtctacttggccttgagggctccaaggatagccacgaactttacaacccactcgagagtattactttcactctttttctacaactcttttgatattacaactcttttaatcaacgcacacaagagatagtagaaagctttgtaagagacaagagagagtggagtgggatgattgaaaatgcatcctcaaaggcctatttatactagtcttggacgccaaggttcggatcttctgtttatgattcggaacgtccgatgtgattgaaatcaatttgcgtaattctgggatgacttcggatcgtccgttcttgacttcgtagggtccgaacatatgcttcggagggaccgatccagcttcgtttcttccgaacggttctttcagacagtgtatgaccagcttcggaaggtccgaactcaagttcgtaccgtccgaacattcccgcgtttccggagatttgaaatcttcaacacttcgtagtgtccgatcatgtccttcgtagcgtccgaaatcttactcaatcaacagtcagatcaatttgtctccgcattcaagtgatttgattgcttgtgttcggaacgtccgatcacgtcttcggaccgtccgaactggctcctcgcagcttccgaacagcttccactttgcttctgatcggcaccttttcggaacgtccgaaccaacttcggatcttccgaacttaactttgttcttagtttcctgcatgcctcaatataaaacattagtacatttttaagccaagttttggtatcatcaaaacaaaaactttgggatatgttacagcattaaaaacattaatctcatcctcgagatttgtatgcgtttaaggcgtaacacctACTAATGGCATCGGTGTACCATCAGCAGTCACAATTTCAATGGAAGAATTGTGAGACAAAGAAGAAAAAGATGACAAATCAGGAGACATATGATGAGATGCTCCAGAATCCAAGACCCAGATGGACGAAGATATACCTGAAGTGCTAGAGTATGACAAACCTATATGTGAAGAAGCTGACATAGCATGAGGCTGTGAAGCGAGGAACTGTTGAAACTGCTCAAACAAATACGGATCCAAAGACGGTGCAACAACTGCATTGTTAGACTGAGGTGGTCGGTATGTCCACTGGTTTGATGGATTACCAGGTTTCCATGGAGTGTTCTGAGATGGCTGTTGCTGTTGCTGCTTCTGTGATCTCCATGGAGTGTTCAGAGATGACTGATATTGTTGTTGTGGTTTCCATGGAATGTTGTGTGGTCGTTGTTGTTGTTGCTGTTGCGGCTGCACTTTTCCTTTACTCAACAATATTGGGCATTGAGCTTTCCAGTGCCCCTTATCTTTACAAAAAGCACACTCATCTTGAGAAACCTTTGTATTTGACATGTTTTTGTGATTAGATGGAGGTCGTTGAGGAGCTGCAAAGACAGATGGTGTAGTTGGGATTTTCCCTTTGTCAATGTGAGACTTAAGACGAATCTCTTCAGCTAACAATTCACTTACAACCGAGTCAACAGAAGGAAGAGGGTTGCGATGAAGAATCGTCCTACGCAGACCCTCAAAATCATTCCGAAGTGCCATCAAAAACTGTACCAAGCGTTTTTCTTCTCTCCGAGCAATATAAGGTGAGAATGCTCTCAATTCTGCAGATTCTATCAATGCCAATTGATCCCAGAGTGACGACATGGCAGAATAAAAATCTTGGATGCTCATATCTTTCTGCTGAAGGGCACGTGTATCTGTCTCCAATTGATATTGTTTGGCAAAATTAGACTGTGTACACAAGCGTGCCAGATGATCCCAAACCTCCTTAGCAGTCTCGTATTTTGCCAATTGAGCACCTATTGAGTGCGCAACAGAATTATTAATCCACGTGATAATCTTCGAATTATCTGCCTCCCAAACATCCAATAATACAACATAATCAGGGTTCGTCTGGTCTGTAGGCTTGTCTCGCACACCTGTGATATAGCCCCACATCGATTTCCCCCGCAAGAAATTCTTCATAACATAACCCCAATACGAATAATTTTTTCCATCCAATTGAACACTGATCGACTGAAGAGAATCGTCTTTACGAGTAGCCATGACACCAAAACCAAACAAAATCGATTGAATAAAACAAAACACAATGCAGAGAAGAAATCGATTACCAAAGAGAAACTATACGAACGAAAAGTTGTACGAACACAGCCAAAAGGAGGTCTGCGAAAGCTGTGAATGAGATTAACAGTTCTTCTCTACGATTGACAGATCCATGAGAtggaggctctgataccatgaagAAATATAGAGTGAGCGAAAAGCTCAAGTCGTAGTGTTGTAAAACTGAATAAAGAATACAAAGAGAATATGTTTATATACCTAGGGTAAACACAAAAATAATAAGATGACTAATCTACCCTTGAGAGCTAACAATAATAACAATTCTGTCACGTCTCGAATCCGAGCCTGaggctgcgtgactgcacaatggacccctatagcaactacttcgtattcgtcattgctttacgaaaatgattaacccaagttgctatagaaatcCATTGTAatccattataaactcattttaaatctttcatttttaagataTGGGACAAGAGTATCACATTGTGAGTATGTTCTATAAATacaaacatatatttttttatgtataaacatttttttggtttaaataaaattattgtgaatatttcattttgtgtgaatcaaaattTTAGTTCTTTGTTATATCTTACACTTCTGTTACAACACTTTTCATATACATTCTTTGTATGTGACCGAAAACTAGGATATTTCTAAACGTGACCGAAAAGACACGATGAAACCAATGCTTTCAAAGTTAGTGAATGTTACATAGACATATTTGAGACTGTCATGGAAGCATTGTATTATGGACCCAAACACATTGGGCCCAGTGACATGTAAAATAGCTAGCCCAACAGCTGAAGAGACGAATAAGTGTAGGCCCAAGATTGTAAACGTGTATGTTAGGAAAGGGAAGGGAAAGACACGTGAGAGAAATGTATAAAAGGGAGAGGGGGTTAGTTCAAGGGCATTCAGTTATCAAATATAGAGTGAGTCACTAACAATCTGTTAGTGGGAGAGAGAGCGATTGTAACAAGAGTTTGTTATATTCCAgtaatacatttttatttcacCTTCCGTAGAATCCAATCGAGAATACTTCTCGGAGGCTCATAACAAATTGGTCCGACCTACCGGATTCGATAGGGCTACAGAATTTATGGCCAGCACGCGTTCAGAAACAAAGATGGAGAGCATGGAAAAAGCATTGATGGGGGTACAAGATAACATGACCCATGTGCACGGCCGACTGGATAAAATCGACAAGGCTGTGGAGGGATTACTAAGCCTGAGGGAGATGATGGAACACATAATTAAGGCACAAGGAGGAGCGGGGGCTACGGGCAATGGAGGTGGGGAGCCGCACGGGGCAGGAAGCGAGACGTTAGGGAAATATGAAAGTGTGGCGCGCCAGGTAGGGGGCGGGAAGAAGTTGCTGAGGAAGTGAGGAacgcattaaaaaaaattgagttaCCTGGGTTTGAAGGAGATGACCCGTTGAGGTGGCTGGGGAGAATCGAGCAGTATTTCGAGGTACATGAAACACCAGGGGAATGTAAGCTCTAATTAGTCTACATTTATATGCATGGTACCACGGTACATTGGTTCCGATGGATGAAGGCAAGGATCCCAAACATGGGTTGGGATAGGTTCGCGGAGGAGCTGATCAAACACTACGGTGGTTATGACGCCAATCCATTTGAACTCATGGCGTCATTAACTCAAGGCCAACAATCGATTGATGCTTACATCGAGCGTTTTGAGATGTTGGTGGTGCAGCTGGGTGAGGTCCAGGAGGATCAATGCTTGGGCTACTTCATGAGTGGATTACGGGAGGAGATTAGGCGGAGGATGATTGTTCATGCCCCCCGATCAGTAGACCGCGCAATGATGCTAGCCAGGGGGTTGGAGGAGGAGTTGTATGGGGCGGCGGTGGATAAGGGAAAAAATAAAGTGGGATCGAGCCTGGTGTATGCACAAAAATCGGTAACTAAATGGGCTGGGCCAATCAAAACCCAGCTCATGATAGAGACCATAACAAGAATTTTTCCCAGCCCAATAGTAGCCAGGAATCAGTAAGCCCAGGCGAGCAACGGATGCGAAATCCAGTCACACCGCAAACTTACGGAGGGGGGTTTCAGGCGTCGTAAGGGGGAAGTGGTGGAGGAGATCGCGGAGGAGGAGCAATGAGGATGCCGCATCAAAAAAATAGAGATGGCAGGATGGTATCTCATCAGGAGTTCTTGCACCGACGCGAGAAGGGATTGTGTTTTAAGTGTGGTGATCCTTATCACCCGATGTAGCGATGTGCCAATAAAAGTTTGAGAGTGACAATCCTAGCGGAGGAGGAAGGAGAAGATGCTGAGTGGGAGCAGGTGGAGTTAGAGGAAAGAAATGATGAGGTGACGCGAGAAATGGGGGAAGTAGGGGAACCCAACGTAGAATACAATACTTTGGAGTTACCGTTGTATTCTGTTAATGGCATCAACCATccacaaacattgaaaatgaGGGCGAGGCTGGCAGGGCGAGAGGTGGTAGCTATGGTAGACACTGGCTCAAGCCACAACTTCGtctcaaaaaaattaattgctGAGTTGGGCCTAGTATGTGATGAGAGCATAATTTTTGGGGTGTGCCTGGGAGATGGGTGTAGGGTGTCATGTCAAGGAGTATGCAGAGAGCTGGAGGTTGACTTTGGACAATGCATAATTAAGATTGAAGGGTACTTGTTCGAGTTAGGGGGAATTGATCTTATTTTAGGAGTAGATTGGCTTCGTACGTTAGGGGATGTCCTGCTGAATTGGGATAAAATGGAAATGCGGTTCAGTTGGGATAATCAAACGGTGGTTTTGCGAGGAGATCCAACCCTCAGCAGGTCCATCATTTCATTCAAAGGAATCTCCAAAGTAAGTTAGGTGGAGTTCTGTGGAGCAATATTAGTCAAATGGGGTGGAGAGGAGATGGAGGTGATAGACAAAGAGGAAGATGTGGAGGCAATGAACAACATCCTTGCCGAATATGAGGGGGTCTTCCAAGAGCCTAGTGAATTACCCCCTTGTAGGCGACAAGATCATGCTATATGTATAAAGGAGGGTTGCGGGCCGGTGTCGGTAAGACCTTATAGATATTCACATCATCATAAGGATGAGATTGAACGGATGGTGAGAGAgattgtaatgcccgggatGTGAGTTGGTAATCATCATTTATTAATGCATGATTTGATGTATTTATCGAAGGTCGAAGAAGCGACGTTGCAAAATATATCGTTGGGACAGAACGggcagtgcacccgcggtcgtttaTCATGAAATGTTGAAGGTTTACAGTACGCTCCCCGCACCTGCGCCATAatagctaccgcacccgcggtgttggtacagtagagacaccgcacccgcggtaaaaatgcaccgcacccgtggtgagaTGTGTTGCGTGATGAAATGGCCACTTGCccctttgcatgcaatatatatataaatatatatatatatatatatatatatatatatatatatatatatatatatatatatatatatatatatatatatatatatataaagaaacgTTAATTCTTCAAAACCATAAGATTAGATTCGAGAAAAGTTTCAGTGAAtgttttgaaaaatccttacgccttttgtgagaaatatgtccgtctgattttgaatctgacttcagtactgtgttcctatcgacgcaggctacaactggacgtaagttttgttaagttttAATATGTCTTCAAATTATGccattgtcagaattgaataggattcatatatgatgttcttgacatgttagaaatcgtagaattgaagttagattgagaaacagactgattatggaattattatgattttctgattattttgatttgaaatcggacagatttggattatgaatgaattacagattgtatcggatatgagttatgatttgtaattgatgtatgttgatatggtattgacggagatactgagattgtaccgttataccgttaatttgaataaaatccagattaatcatattcagtgttgaattgagaatggaacattgatattatgattctcgatatgtcgtttcagatttatagagacagtcttgagttcagaactgatattgcttcagaccgagactacgaacgaaaggtataactcaatgtgatattgggagatcgactcaagtaggatatacttgagcttccctaaatcacatacttattgttattatatgcattgatttgattttatatgatgttctattgatttataggaagcatgtattagacgagtattagacgagtgatcttgtgacagaagtgcttgatagtggtgggatcgccacaggcacattgcacgatgtcacaagatagtgtatcgGCGATAGTGCCACAGTATGTGACGAATAGATCAAGACACtcgatgtttggttatatcgacgtggatagaatcggagtttcttctat
This is a stretch of genomic DNA from Primulina eburnea isolate SZY01 chromosome 11, ASM2296580v1, whole genome shotgun sequence. It encodes these proteins:
- the LOC140805376 gene encoding uncharacterized protein, whose amino-acid sequence is MGWDRFAEELIKHYGGYDANPFELMASLTQGQQSIDAYIERFEMLVVQLGEVQEDQCLGYFMSGLREEIRRRMIVHAPRSVDRAMMLARGLEEELYGAAVDKGKNKVGSSLVYAQKSRCANKSLRVTILAEEEGEDAEWEQVELEERNDEVTREMGEVGEPNVEYNTLELPLYSVNGINHPQTLKMRARLAGREVVAMVDTGSSHNFVSKKLIAELGLVCDESIIFGVCLGDGCRVSCQGVCRELEVDFGQCIIKIEGYLFELGGIDLILGVDWLRTLGDVLLNWDKMEMRFSWDNQTVEFCGAILVKWGGEEMEVIDKEEDVEAMNNILAEYEGVFQEPSELPPCRRQDHAICIKEGCGPVSIRVQAADVHKTAFRTNEGHYEFLVMPFGLKNAPPRFQSTMNEVFRPYLRKFVLVFFDDVLIYSKNWEEHVQHVESVFKLLQQHQLVLNRKKCKFGLRQVEYLGHIIMVQGVEVDPNRVESVIQWPHPKKIKRLRSFLGLTGYYRKFIKDYGKIARPLTEQLKKNNFGWNDKAQEPFEMLKQAVVTTLVLRMPDFSQEFLVECDASGWG